From Spartinivicinus ruber, the proteins below share one genomic window:
- a CDS encoding phosphoribosyl-ATP diphosphatase, which yields MNDVLAELAKVLEARKQAAPDQSYVASLHAKGLNKILEKVGEEATETLLAAKDLANQAENNKAAAKSDLVYETADLWFHTLVMLSHLGLGPEDVLKELARRFDLSGLEEKATRQKHPG from the coding sequence TTAGCTGAGCTAGCCAAGGTGCTGGAAGCCCGCAAACAAGCCGCCCCTGATCAGTCTTATGTCGCCAGCCTGCATGCCAAAGGGCTTAACAAAATTCTGGAAAAAGTCGGCGAAGAAGCGACTGAAACGCTACTAGCTGCCAAAGACCTGGCCAATCAGGCCGAAAACAACAAAGCAGCCGCAAAATCTGACTTGGTTTATGAAACCGCTGATCTTTGGTTTCATACTCTGGTAATGCTCTCTCATCTTGGTTTGGGCCCTGAAGACGTGCTTAAAGAGCTGGCAAGACGCTTTGATTTATCAGGGCTAGAGGAAAAAGCCACCAGGCAGAAACACCCTGGATAA
- a CDS encoding histidine triad nucleotide-binding protein — MSDCIFCKIARGDAPANIVYQDDHCLAFNDLYPKAPVHLLLIPRQHIANLYDIGSEHRDIMSKLMLAIPEVARQAGLENGFRTITNTGQEGRQEIYHLHFHILGGGALKPM, encoded by the coding sequence GTGAGTGATTGTATTTTTTGTAAAATAGCCCGTGGTGATGCTCCTGCAAACATCGTTTATCAAGATGATCACTGTCTGGCCTTTAACGACCTATACCCAAAAGCACCTGTGCATTTACTGCTGATTCCCAGACAACATATCGCTAATCTTTACGACATTGGCTCTGAGCATCGTGATATAATGAGCAAATTAATGTTGGCTATTCCTGAGGTAGCTAGACAAGCAGGTTTAGAGAATGGCTTTCGTACCATTACCAACACAGGACAAGAGGGCCGACAGGAAATCTACCACTTACACTTTCATATTTTAGGTGGCGGCGCGTTAAAACCCATGTAA
- the tatA gene encoding twin-arginine translocase TatA/TatE family subunit: MFGISVPQLIIILVIVLLIFGGKRLRSLGGDLGSFIKGFKKAVSDEDSSSQQQLDKPNDDKPLTDQQQAKQSENK; this comes from the coding sequence ATGTTTGGCATTAGCGTTCCACAGTTAATTATTATTCTAGTGATTGTTCTGTTGATATTCGGTGGCAAACGCTTACGTTCGTTAGGTGGCGATTTAGGTTCTTTTATTAAAGGCTTCAAAAAAGCAGTAAGCGATGAAGACAGCAGCTCTCAACAGCAGCTTGATAAGCCTAATGATGACAAGCCTCTTACTGATCAACAGCAAGCAAAACAGTCAGAAAATAAATAG
- the tatB gene encoding Sec-independent protein translocase protein TatB, which translates to MFDIGFAELIVIAIIGLLVLGPERLPHAIKTLMLWVGRLKRGFAAMKSEIEREIGADDIRRQLHNESIMQDLKQAQADVNRQISDFKQSIDSSVEGLESSTEQSSKPSQTGSFTPVENTHSTEPNQASQTKSPSTTSSLND; encoded by the coding sequence GTGTTTGATATTGGTTTTGCAGAACTGATTGTTATCGCTATCATTGGGTTGCTAGTGCTAGGCCCAGAGCGGTTGCCCCATGCAATAAAAACACTGATGCTATGGGTTGGGCGGCTCAAACGTGGCTTTGCGGCCATGAAGTCAGAAATCGAGCGGGAAATAGGTGCTGATGATATTCGACGCCAGCTGCATAATGAATCCATCATGCAAGATCTAAAACAAGCTCAAGCCGACGTAAACCGACAAATCAGTGATTTCAAGCAGTCGATAGATAGTTCAGTTGAAGGACTTGAAAGCAGTACCGAGCAGTCAAGCAAGCCCTCTCAAACGGGTAGTTTTACCCCAGTAGAAAATACCCATAGTACCGAGCCTAACCAGGCTTCCCAGACCAAATCACCCTCAACCACTTCGTCTCTCAACGATTAG
- the tatC gene encoding twin-arginine translocase subunit TatC has product MTDQSDGYYNSDDPELGQEQPLVQHLVELRSRILRCLVAVLIAFACLFYFANDIYSFISEPLRSILPEGSSMIATEITQTFFTPFKLTVVAAIFLAIPYILHQVWGFIAPGLYQHERKLAIPLLASSVMLFYLGIAFAYYVVFPLLFNFFTTIGPEDVSVMPDIHSYLSIVLKLFFAFGIAFEIPIATVLLIWSGISSVTSLRKKRPYIIVGCFVVGMLLTPPDVFSQSLLAIPMWLLFETGVLMGGIVAKRKSA; this is encoded by the coding sequence ATGACAGATCAATCGGATGGTTACTACAACTCAGATGACCCTGAGCTTGGTCAGGAACAACCCTTAGTACAACACTTGGTTGAGCTTAGGTCTCGCATTCTCCGCTGCCTGGTTGCAGTTTTGATTGCATTTGCTTGCTTATTTTATTTTGCTAATGATATTTACAGTTTTATTTCAGAGCCACTGCGGTCAATCCTGCCTGAAGGCTCGTCAATGATCGCAACTGAAATTACCCAAACCTTTTTTACCCCCTTTAAGCTAACCGTTGTGGCTGCTATTTTTCTGGCTATTCCCTATATTCTGCATCAAGTGTGGGGTTTTATCGCACCAGGGCTATACCAGCATGAACGTAAACTGGCGATCCCCCTACTAGCATCAAGTGTTATGTTGTTTTATCTGGGGATTGCTTTTGCTTATTACGTTGTATTTCCACTGTTATTTAATTTCTTTACCACTATAGGTCCCGAAGATGTATCGGTAATGCCGGACATCCATAGTTACTTAAGCATTGTCCTCAAACTGTTTTTTGCTTTTGGAATAGCCTTTGAAATCCCTATTGCTACCGTTTTATTAATTTGGTCAGGGATTAGCAGTGTCACCAGCCTACGAAAAAAACGCCCTTATATCATTGTTGGCTGCTTTGTAGTTGGCATGTTACTGACACCACCTGATGTATTTTCACAGTCATTACTCGCTATCCCTATGTGGCTGTTGTTTGAAACCGGGGTGCTGATGGGGGGAATAGTCGCTAAACGGAAGTCTGCTTAA
- the dtd gene encoding D-aminoacyl-tRNA deacylase, which translates to MRALIQRVKQASVGVNNEVVGSIDQGLLVLLGVQKGDDQAKATKLLEKVLKYRVFADSEDKMNLSLRDINGGLLVVSQFTLAADTQKGLRPSFSSAAPPVEGENLYNYFVEQARNLHPTVATGRFGANMQVSLVNDGPVTFLLEV; encoded by the coding sequence ATGCGAGCACTTATTCAGCGGGTAAAGCAAGCCAGTGTCGGTGTTAATAACGAAGTGGTTGGCTCAATTGATCAAGGGTTACTGGTTTTACTTGGTGTACAAAAAGGGGATGACCAGGCCAAAGCCACCAAGCTGCTTGAAAAAGTGTTGAAATACCGAGTTTTTGCTGACTCAGAAGATAAAATGAATCTCAGCCTAAGAGATATTAATGGCGGCTTATTGGTGGTTTCTCAGTTTACTTTAGCTGCGGACACCCAAAAAGGCTTACGTCCTAGCTTTAGCTCTGCAGCCCCCCCTGTAGAAGGCGAGAATTTGTATAACTATTTCGTGGAGCAAGCGAGAAACCTTCATCCAACAGTTGCTACTGGGCGCTTTGGTGCCAATATGCAAGTTAGCTTGGTTAATGATGGGCCAGTGACTTTTCTTTTGGAGGTTTAA
- the pip gene encoding prolyl aminopeptidase has translation MYTLYPAIKPYARHTLEVGEPHQLYLEESGNPNGIPVLYLHGGPGAACDKFSRRYFNPEIYRIILFDQRGSGRSTPHACIENNTTQDLIADIEAIRQFLNVDQWVLFGGSWGATLALLYAEQNPRKVLAMILRGVFLCREQDINWFYQEGANQIFPDYWRDFTCWIASADAHDVIGAYYKRLTGNDELARMSAAKAWALWEGHCATLRPNQAVLDAFIDPHKARALAAVACHYFKNKGFLEPNQILENLEPIRDIPGIIVHGRYDMVCPLENAFRLQVQWPAAELHIVRDAGHSAAEPSISDALIRATDDIAKQLKPDLMPDEG, from the coding sequence ATGTATACCCTTTATCCTGCAATAAAACCTTATGCACGACATACCTTAGAAGTAGGTGAGCCGCACCAGCTTTATCTAGAAGAAAGTGGTAACCCTAATGGTATACCTGTCTTATATCTTCATGGTGGACCTGGTGCAGCATGCGATAAATTCAGTCGTCGTTATTTTAATCCAGAAATTTATCGGATTATTTTATTCGATCAGCGAGGCTCTGGCCGATCAACTCCACATGCTTGTATAGAAAACAATACAACACAAGACTTAATTGCAGATATTGAAGCAATCAGACAGTTTTTGAATGTTGACCAATGGGTTCTATTTGGTGGATCTTGGGGAGCAACCTTGGCTTTACTGTACGCAGAACAAAATCCACGAAAAGTGTTGGCGATGATTCTCCGGGGAGTCTTTCTATGCCGAGAGCAGGATATTAACTGGTTTTATCAAGAAGGTGCGAATCAGATTTTTCCTGATTATTGGCGGGATTTTACCTGTTGGATAGCAAGTGCAGACGCCCACGATGTCATTGGTGCTTATTATAAGAGGCTAACAGGTAACGATGAGCTGGCAAGGATGTCTGCAGCTAAAGCCTGGGCACTGTGGGAGGGACATTGTGCAACACTAAGACCTAACCAGGCGGTATTAGATGCATTTATTGACCCTCACAAAGCCAGAGCACTGGCTGCTGTTGCTTGTCATTATTTCAAAAATAAAGGGTTTTTAGAGCCAAACCAAATTTTAGAAAACCTTGAACCTATTAGAGATATTCCAGGCATAATTGTCCACGGACGTTATGATATGGTATGTCCATTGGAAAATGCTTTTAGATTACAAGTGCAATGGCCGGCAGCAGAGTTACACATTGTACGAGATGCTGGACATTCAGCCGCTGAGCCGAGTATCTCAGATGCTTTGATTAGAGCAACGGATGATATTGCTAAGCAGCTAAAACCTGACTTAATGCCTGATGAAGGTTAG
- the typA gene encoding translational GTPase TypA: MIEKLRNIAIIAHVDHGKTTLVDKLLQQSGTLERRDVGTERIMDSNDQERERGITILAKNTAINWQDYRINIVDTPGHADFGGEVERVLSMVDSVLLLVDAVDGPMPQTRFVTQKAFERGLKPIVVVNKIDRPGARPDWVIDEVFDLFDRLGATEEQLDFPVIYCSALNGIAGDDPESLQDDMTPLFEMIVDKVPVPSVDIDGPFQMQVSALDYSSYLGVIGVGRVTRGQLAPNTPVAVVDREGKQRSGRILKVMGYLGLERVDIEKAEAGDIVCITGIDGLNISDTLCNPEKPEALPPLTVDEPTVSMTFQVNDSPFAGQDGKYVTSRNIKERLDRELIHNVALRVEQGDTADKFVVSGRGELHLSVLIETMRREGFELGVSRPEVITKEIDGEMCEPYEQVVVDVEDAHQGAVMEEMGNRKAELTNMVPDGKGRTRLEFIMPARGLIGFRSQFLTITSGSGILTHIFDHFGPVKAGEVAKRQNGVLVSMVNGKVLGYSLFNLQDRGRLFLEPNVEIYEGMIIGLHNRDNDLVVNPTKGKQLTNVRASGSDENIILTPPIRHSLEQALEFIEDDELVEVTPNHIRLRKKFLKEHERKRASRAK, encoded by the coding sequence GTGATTGAGAAGTTAAGAAATATTGCCATTATTGCTCACGTAGACCATGGCAAAACTACTTTGGTAGATAAACTGTTACAGCAGTCTGGAACGTTGGAGCGCCGCGATGTTGGTACTGAGCGGATTATGGACTCTAACGACCAGGAGCGTGAGCGTGGTATTACCATTCTGGCAAAAAATACCGCAATTAACTGGCAAGACTACCGCATTAATATTGTGGACACCCCAGGACACGCAGACTTTGGTGGTGAGGTCGAGCGAGTACTGTCGATGGTTGATTCCGTATTGCTATTGGTTGACGCGGTTGATGGTCCAATGCCACAAACCCGTTTTGTTACCCAAAAAGCGTTTGAGCGCGGTTTAAAGCCAATAGTAGTAGTCAATAAGATCGATCGCCCTGGTGCCAGACCTGACTGGGTAATTGATGAAGTGTTTGACTTATTTGATCGTCTAGGAGCTACCGAAGAGCAACTCGACTTCCCTGTTATTTATTGTTCTGCACTAAATGGTATTGCTGGAGATGACCCTGAGTCGTTACAAGATGACATGACGCCTTTGTTTGAAATGATTGTCGATAAAGTACCTGTACCCAGTGTAGATATCGATGGGCCTTTCCAAATGCAAGTCTCTGCATTGGACTACAGCAGCTACTTAGGTGTTATAGGGGTTGGCCGGGTAACCCGTGGTCAATTAGCACCAAATACACCTGTAGCAGTAGTTGACCGTGAAGGTAAACAGCGTTCTGGCCGTATATTGAAAGTGATGGGTTATTTAGGTCTAGAACGGGTTGATATCGAAAAAGCTGAAGCGGGTGATATTGTTTGTATCACAGGTATTGATGGCTTAAATATTTCCGACACTTTATGTAACCCAGAAAAACCAGAAGCTCTACCACCTTTAACAGTTGATGAGCCTACAGTGAGCATGACTTTCCAGGTCAACGACTCTCCATTTGCTGGTCAGGATGGTAAGTATGTCACCAGCCGAAATATTAAAGAGCGTTTAGATCGTGAGTTGATCCACAACGTAGCTTTACGGGTTGAGCAAGGTGATACCGCAGATAAGTTTGTTGTTTCTGGTCGTGGTGAACTGCACTTGTCTGTATTGATTGAGACTATGCGCCGTGAAGGCTTTGAGCTTGGGGTTTCACGCCCTGAAGTTATCACCAAGGAAATTGATGGTGAGATGTGTGAGCCCTATGAGCAAGTAGTAGTGGATGTGGAGGATGCACATCAAGGCGCAGTCATGGAAGAGATGGGTAATCGGAAAGCGGAATTAACCAATATGGTACCTGATGGTAAAGGCAGAACCCGCTTAGAGTTCATTATGCCTGCTAGGGGTTTGATTGGTTTCCGCTCTCAGTTTTTAACCATTACTTCAGGTAGTGGTATTTTAACCCATATTTTTGATCACTTTGGCCCAGTTAAGGCTGGCGAAGTAGCTAAACGTCAAAATGGCGTGTTGGTTTCAATGGTTAACGGTAAAGTGCTGGGCTACTCGCTGTTTAACTTACAAGACCGTGGTCGTCTATTCCTAGAGCCAAACGTTGAAATCTATGAGGGAATGATCATTGGTTTACATAACCGTGACAATGATTTGGTAGTAAACCCAACCAAAGGTAAGCAGTTAACCAACGTTCGGGCATCAGGCTCAGATGAAAATATTATCTTGACTCCACCTATTAGGCACTCACTGGAGCAGGCATTAGAGTTTATTGAAGATGATGAACTAGTTGAAGTAACGCCTAACCACATTCGGCTGAGAAAGAAATTCCTCAAAGAGCACGAACGTAAGCGGGCTTCTAGAGCTAAATAA
- the thiI gene encoding tRNA uracil 4-sulfurtransferase ThiI encodes MKFIVKLFPEITIKSKPVRQRFVKQLRRNIRWTLKPIDPEIEVIGSWDKIEVVTQQQEKSITQQIAEKLSHTPGICQILEVVDYPLVDLDDMLDKVAAIIGDSLVGHSFCVRCKRSGHHEFTSTDVERYIGGGLHQRIADTSIKLKGPDITVKLEIKNKRFYVVKSVLPGLGGFPLGTQDGVLSLISGGFDSTVSSFLTMKRGLLTHFCFFNLGGHAHEIGVKEVAYYLWNKFGSSHRVKFVTVPFEHVVAEILQNVDKSYMGVVLKRMMLRAASKVAEGLEVEALVTGEAIAQVSSQTLVNLSVIDEVTNNLVLRPLITMDKQDIINTARAIGTEDFAKNIPEYCGVISVNPTTRARRHKVEDVESNFNFAVLDQAVTDRREVLINDIIQDDLKAAEVEVLSIPLPNSVILDIRHPTEEELNPLKMDNNEVKTIPFYQLNTAFKQLDASQQYMLYCDKGVMSRLHAMHLKDEGYKNIKVYRP; translated from the coding sequence ATGAAATTCATTGTTAAACTGTTCCCTGAAATCACCATTAAAAGTAAGCCTGTGCGCCAACGCTTTGTAAAGCAGTTGCGGCGCAACATTCGCTGGACATTAAAGCCCATCGACCCTGAAATTGAGGTGATAGGAAGCTGGGACAAAATCGAGGTTGTTACTCAACAGCAAGAAAAATCCATCACCCAGCAAATAGCAGAAAAGCTGTCCCATACCCCTGGAATTTGCCAAATTTTGGAAGTAGTGGATTACCCCTTAGTTGACCTTGACGATATGCTCGATAAAGTGGCGGCCATTATTGGGGATTCGCTGGTTGGCCACTCTTTTTGTGTTCGTTGTAAGCGTTCTGGCCACCATGAGTTCACCTCAACCGATGTGGAAAGATATATTGGGGGGGGCTTGCACCAAAGAATTGCAGACACCTCGATTAAACTAAAAGGCCCTGATATTACGGTAAAGCTGGAGATAAAAAATAAGCGCTTTTATGTAGTGAAGTCTGTATTACCTGGGCTGGGAGGGTTTCCACTCGGTACGCAAGATGGAGTTTTATCGCTCATCTCTGGTGGGTTTGACTCAACCGTCTCTAGCTTTTTAACCATGAAACGCGGCTTACTCACCCATTTTTGTTTTTTCAATTTAGGTGGCCATGCCCATGAGATAGGGGTTAAAGAGGTTGCCTATTACCTCTGGAATAAATTTGGTTCTTCTCACCGGGTAAAGTTTGTCACTGTGCCATTTGAGCACGTTGTAGCTGAAATTCTGCAGAACGTTGATAAGTCCTACATGGGGGTGGTGCTAAAAAGAATGATGTTGCGTGCAGCTAGTAAAGTGGCCGAAGGCTTAGAGGTAGAAGCTCTGGTAACCGGAGAAGCAATTGCGCAAGTCTCCAGCCAAACGCTGGTGAATTTATCAGTAATTGATGAAGTGACTAATAATTTAGTGTTGCGCCCCCTAATTACCATGGATAAGCAGGATATTATCAACACCGCTAGAGCTATTGGCACTGAAGACTTTGCTAAAAATATTCCTGAATATTGTGGCGTCATATCGGTTAATCCAACTACTAGGGCAAGGCGGCATAAGGTTGAGGATGTTGAGTCTAATTTTAATTTCGCGGTATTAGATCAGGCTGTTACAGACCGTCGAGAGGTGTTAATCAACGATATAATTCAGGATGACTTGAAAGCCGCCGAGGTTGAGGTATTGAGCATCCCTTTACCTAATAGTGTAATTCTTGATATTCGCCATCCTACCGAGGAAGAGCTAAATCCGTTAAAAATGGATAACAATGAAGTAAAAACCATCCCTTTCTATCAACTAAATACTGCATTTAAACAGCTTGATGCTAGTCAACAATATATGTTGTATTGCGATAAGGGTGTGATGAGCCGGCTGCATGCGATGCATTTAAAAGACGAAGGCTACAAAAACATCAAAGTTTATCGTCCTTAG
- the glnA gene encoding glutamate--ammonia ligase, with protein sequence MSANTLKLIEENDVKWVDLRFTDTKGKEQHVSIPASEVDSEFFEVGKMFDGSSIAGWKGINESDMMLMPDDSTSVIDPFTDENTLILRCDIIEPATMQGYERDPRSVAKRAEDYLKSTGIGDTAYFGPEPEFFVFDDVKWKADISGCSYEVNSEEAHWASSQAFEGGNIGHRPRVKGGYFPVPPVDSLHDLRAAMCASMEAMDLPVEVHHHEVGTAGQCEIGTRFNTLVRKADETQILKYCVHNVAHHYGKTATFMPKPLVGDNGNGMHVHQSISKNGENVFSGDGYAGLSETALYYIGGIIKHARALNAFTNGSTNSYKRLIPGFEAPVMLAYSARNRSASIRIPYVNSPKARRIEVRFPDPTANPYLAFAAMLMAGLDGIKNKIHPGDAADKDLYDLPPEEAAEIPTVATSLEEALEALDQDRDFLKEGGVFSDDMIDGYIALKHEECERVNQTTHPVEFDLYYSV encoded by the coding sequence ATGTCAGCGAATACTCTGAAGTTAATTGAAGAAAACGATGTAAAGTGGGTAGACCTACGCTTTACCGACACCAAGGGAAAGGAACAGCATGTTTCCATCCCAGCTAGTGAGGTTGATTCAGAATTTTTTGAGGTGGGCAAAATGTTTGATGGCTCATCAATCGCCGGCTGGAAAGGCATTAATGAGTCTGACATGATGCTAATGCCTGATGACTCCACTTCAGTTATTGACCCCTTTACTGATGAAAACACCTTAATTTTACGCTGCGACATTATTGAGCCAGCGACTATGCAAGGTTATGAGAGAGACCCTCGCTCTGTCGCCAAACGTGCAGAAGACTACCTAAAATCAACTGGCATCGGTGATACCGCATATTTTGGCCCCGAGCCTGAATTTTTTGTGTTTGATGATGTGAAATGGAAAGCCGATATTTCCGGCTGCTCTTACGAAGTTAACTCAGAAGAAGCACACTGGGCCTCTTCACAAGCATTTGAAGGCGGCAACATCGGTCACCGCCCTAGAGTAAAGGGGGGGTATTTCCCAGTACCACCCGTGGACTCACTGCATGACCTGCGTGCAGCAATGTGCGCATCCATGGAAGCCATGGATCTACCAGTTGAGGTTCATCACCACGAAGTGGGTACAGCCGGGCAATGTGAGATTGGCACTCGTTTTAATACGTTAGTTAGAAAAGCAGATGAAACCCAGATTCTAAAATACTGCGTTCATAATGTTGCTCACCACTACGGCAAAACCGCTACCTTTATGCCCAAGCCATTAGTTGGCGATAATGGTAATGGCATGCACGTTCACCAATCTATCTCCAAAAATGGTGAAAATGTTTTCTCGGGTGATGGCTATGCAGGACTTTCTGAAACAGCCCTGTACTACATAGGCGGGATTATTAAGCATGCAAGAGCACTAAATGCGTTCACAAATGGTTCCACCAATTCATACAAGCGCCTAATTCCTGGGTTTGAAGCACCAGTCATGCTGGCTTACTCAGCACGCAACCGATCAGCGTCTATTCGGATTCCTTATGTCAACAGCCCAAAAGCTCGCCGGATTGAAGTACGCTTCCCCGACCCAACCGCCAACCCTTACCTGGCTTTTGCAGCCATGCTAATGGCAGGCTTGGACGGAATTAAAAACAAGATCCACCCTGGTGATGCTGCTGATAAGGACCTCTATGACCTGCCACCAGAAGAAGCGGCAGAAATCCCAACAGTCGCGACTAGTCTGGAAGAAGCATTAGAAGCATTGGATCAAGATCGCGACTTTCTGAAAGAAGGCGGCGTATTTAGTGATGATATGATTGATGGCTATATTGCGCTAAAACATGAAGAATGCGAGCGGGTTAATCAAACCACTCACCCAGTTGAGTTTGATCTTTACTACAGTGTGTAG
- a CDS encoding DUF4124 domain-containing protein: protein MFKPKSILWILIASLPLASYAEIYKTVDENGNIIFTDAPGDKPAEEVELKPSTIISPPPLKTAPPSEGSSREESFTYSSLTIKKPADGTTIDKNGDLTVLAAISPKLRPADKLQLFVDGKAVSGPQKGLSFKAGNLARGPHTIDVRALSSDGKVLNSASVTVFSHRPSGIKSSAPTSGSPSLATQAPHAPTAPTATRAPNAPTKPPTP from the coding sequence ATGTTTAAGCCAAAATCAATTCTTTGGATATTAATTGCCTCGCTACCCCTAGCGAGTTACGCTGAGATTTATAAAACTGTGGATGAAAACGGGAACATCATTTTCACCGATGCTCCAGGAGATAAACCTGCTGAAGAAGTCGAACTCAAGCCTAGTACTATTATTTCACCTCCACCACTCAAAACAGCACCGCCAAGCGAAGGCTCCAGCCGTGAAGAAAGTTTTACTTATAGTTCGCTGACTATTAAAAAACCAGCAGACGGAACCACTATAGATAAAAATGGAGACCTAACTGTATTAGCCGCCATCAGCCCCAAGCTAAGGCCAGCAGACAAGTTACAACTATTTGTAGATGGCAAGGCCGTTAGTGGCCCACAAAAAGGCTTATCGTTTAAGGCGGGTAATCTAGCACGAGGCCCACATACTATTGATGTACGAGCACTAAGCTCAGACGGAAAGGTATTAAATAGCGCCAGTGTAACAGTTTTTTCTCATCGACCATCTGGCATCAAAAGCTCAGCACCAACATCGGGTAGTCCATCTCTCGCTACCCAAGCTCCTCACGCACCAACGGCACCAACAGCTACAAGAGCACCTAATGCTCCCACCAAACCACCTACACCTTAA
- a CDS encoding DUF4124 domain-containing protein, giving the protein MFKPVSLLWILLATLSWTASCAEIYKTTDKDGKVVFTDKPEGKPAESVELKKGNTISLPSAKPSTSHRSGDSEQGGANYREFTIKQPDQDATIRGSGNFSVLASISPNLRPGDSVQLYLDGKPYGNKQRGLLFNLNNIDRGTHSIVVKVLNSDGRVLKSASVTVHIHRPNALLDKNRNKPDKGGESPSLLSRLRSLLF; this is encoded by the coding sequence ATGTTTAAGCCAGTTTCATTACTATGGATTTTGCTTGCGACTTTATCCTGGACAGCAAGCTGTGCCGAAATTTATAAAACCACCGATAAAGATGGAAAAGTAGTTTTTACTGATAAGCCAGAAGGCAAGCCTGCTGAGTCAGTGGAGCTGAAAAAAGGCAATACAATTTCACTGCCATCAGCAAAACCGTCAACTTCACATAGGTCAGGAGATAGCGAACAAGGAGGAGCTAACTATCGCGAGTTCACAATTAAACAGCCAGACCAGGATGCAACTATCAGAGGCTCAGGCAACTTTTCCGTGCTCGCTTCCATCTCCCCTAACCTCAGGCCTGGCGATAGCGTCCAGCTCTACCTTGATGGTAAGCCCTATGGTAACAAGCAAAGAGGCTTGTTATTCAACCTAAATAATATTGACCGCGGCACTCATAGTATCGTAGTTAAAGTACTCAACTCTGATGGAAGAGTATTAAAAAGTGCCAGTGTGACTGTGCATATTCATCGGCCCAATGCCCTATTAGACAAAAATAGAAATAAACCAGATAAAGGAGGAGAGTCACCAAGCCTGCTTAGCAGGCTTAGGTCGTTACTGTTTTAA